A region of Candidatus Defluviilinea gracilis DNA encodes the following proteins:
- a CDS encoding DUF1669 domain-containing protein → MQKIRSLLCVICLLISSCGSSTSTPNIEITETSTPSTELTPIDLQTGYGVKGSWFELYFTDPVDPFSSQGTGGVDVPLVAAIDAARLSVDVAAYSLTLNSVRNALLNAHDRGVTIRMVMESTNMDSSDVEKLLEAGIPIIGDKQDGLMHDKFMVIDKSEVWLGSMNFTDSGAYDDDNSLMRILSTKMAENYTKEFDEMFLDNRFGENTTPETPHPTLTIDSTRVDTFFSPDDGVQSQVAAVLSGAEESIYFLAFSFTSNDLGDIVREKAEDGLTVKGVMDEEQISSNQGTEFDPFKQAGMDVRIDGIEGQMHHKVFIIDESIVVIGSYNFSQSAETRNDENLLIIYNEAIAQQFLMEFERVWKVAHD, encoded by the coding sequence ATGCAAAAGATTCGTAGTTTGCTTTGTGTCATATGCTTGTTGATCTCTTCTTGCGGATCATCTACATCAACTCCCAACATCGAGATCACCGAAACATCGACTCCCTCAACCGAACTCACGCCCATTGACTTGCAAACAGGCTACGGCGTGAAAGGCTCGTGGTTCGAGTTATATTTCACCGATCCCGTTGACCCGTTCTCGTCGCAAGGCACGGGCGGCGTGGATGTGCCGCTCGTCGCGGCGATTGACGCGGCGCGGCTGAGCGTTGACGTTGCCGCGTACAGCCTCACGTTGAACAGCGTCCGCAATGCGTTGTTGAACGCGCACGATCGCGGCGTGACGATCCGCATGGTGATGGAGTCCACGAACATGGATTCGTCCGATGTGGAAAAGTTGCTCGAAGCGGGCATCCCGATCATCGGCGATAAACAAGATGGCTTGATGCACGACAAGTTCATGGTGATCGACAAGTCCGAAGTGTGGCTTGGCTCGATGAACTTCACCGACTCGGGCGCGTACGACGACGACAATAGTTTGATGCGCATCCTCTCCACGAAGATGGCGGAGAACTACACAAAAGAATTTGATGAAATGTTTCTGGATAACCGCTTCGGCGAAAACACAACTCCCGAAACGCCTCATCCCACACTGACGATTGATTCGACGCGCGTGGACACTTTTTTCTCCCCCGACGACGGCGTGCAGAGTCAAGTGGCGGCTGTGTTGAGCGGCGCGGAGGAAAGCATCTACTTCCTTGCCTTTTCGTTCACATCGAATGACCTCGGCGACATCGTCCGCGAAAAAGCGGAGGATGGACTCACCGTGAAAGGCGTGATGGATGAAGAGCAAATCTCATCGAATCAGGGAACGGAGTTCGATCCGTTCAAGCAAGCGGGGATGGATGTCCGCATTGACGGCATCGAAGGGCAGATGCACCACAAAGTATTCATCATTGATGAGTCCATTGTGGTGATTGGCTCCTACAACTTTTCGCAAAGCGCCGAAACGCGCAACGACGAAAACCTGCTTATCATTTATAACGAAGCGATAGCCCAGCAATTTTTGATGGAGTTTGAACGCGTGTGGAAAGTTGCTCACGATTAA
- the pepF gene encoding oligoendopeptidase F, producing MANTIPLRSKINKKFTWNAESVFKSAKEWEAEVAAILADLPNVKKFEGRLGESADVLLEGMRAVEALANRTYKIFMYAGFSYSVDTTNQKSAALFGKAQGVGGQVFGGLSFVNPELIAMGKAKLDEWMKGNEKLAVYRHSFEDLFRQQAHVRSGEVEELLGMVGDPFSGAQNSSSMLVNADFKFAPAKDKKGRKFEVTQGSLALLEHPDRKVRQSAFESYMDKHLEFRNTLAANLNTSIKNNIFNMRARKFDTSLQASLFGLNIPESVFHNLINTFKKKLPVWHRYFELRRKALGLRDVTYYDMWAPIVKSKPKVPYTKAVDLISESLAPLGKEYVDVLRQGCLKDRWVDIYPNKGKQNGAFSWGIAPDTHPFIMMSYTDEVGSMSTLAHELGHSMHSYLTGQNQPRVYNNYSLFVAEVASNFNQAMMRGHLLKTVKDKNLLIALIEEAVGHNFFRYFFQMPTLARFELETHQRVERGEALTADSMQELMADLFAEGFGPKVKVDRPRVGMIWSTFAHLFSDYYVYSYATGISGAHALAGRILRGEPNAAQDYLGFLKSGSSLYPLDVLKKAGVDLASPKPVEETFAVMESYIDRLEELVG from the coding sequence ATGGCGAACACAATCCCTCTTCGAAGCAAGATCAATAAAAAATTTACGTGGAATGCCGAGAGCGTTTTTAAATCCGCGAAGGAATGGGAGGCGGAGGTTGCCGCGATTTTGGCGGACTTGCCGAACGTGAAAAAGTTCGAGGGCAGGCTCGGCGAAAGCGCGGACGTGTTGCTCGAGGGGATGCGCGCGGTGGAGGCGCTGGCGAACCGCACGTATAAAATTTTTATGTATGCGGGGTTTTCGTATTCGGTGGATACGACGAATCAAAAATCTGCGGCGTTGTTTGGCAAGGCGCAAGGCGTGGGGGGACAAGTCTTTGGCGGGCTTTCTTTTGTTAATCCCGAATTGATCGCGATGGGAAAAGCCAAACTCGACGAGTGGATGAAGGGCAACGAAAAACTTGCGGTGTATCGGCACAGTTTTGAAGATTTGTTCCGACAACAGGCGCATGTGCGTTCGGGCGAAGTGGAAGAATTGCTCGGCATGGTCGGCGACCCGTTCAGCGGCGCGCAAAATAGTTCGAGCATGTTGGTGAATGCCGATTTCAAATTCGCGCCCGCGAAAGACAAGAAGGGCAGGAAGTTCGAGGTGACGCAGGGGAGTCTTGCCTTATTGGAACATCCAGATCGCAAAGTGCGGCAGAGCGCGTTCGAGAGTTACATGGACAAACATCTCGAATTCAGAAACACGCTCGCGGCGAACCTCAACACTTCGATCAAGAACAATATCTTCAACATGCGCGCGCGGAAGTTCGACACGTCTCTGCAAGCCTCGCTGTTCGGACTCAACATCCCCGAATCGGTTTTTCATAACCTGATCAACACGTTCAAAAAGAAATTGCCTGTGTGGCATCGCTACTTTGAATTGCGCCGCAAGGCGTTAGGTCTGCGCGACGTGACGTATTACGATATGTGGGCGCCGATCGTCAAAAGCAAGCCGAAAGTTCCGTACACCAAAGCGGTCGATCTCATTTCTGAAAGTCTCGCGCCGCTCGGCAAAGAATATGTGGATGTGTTGCGGCAGGGTTGTCTCAAAGACCGCTGGGTGGATATTTACCCGAACAAAGGCAAACAGAACGGCGCGTTCTCATGGGGCATCGCGCCCGACACGCATCCCTTCATTATGATGTCGTACACCGATGAAGTGGGAAGCATGAGCACGCTCGCCCACGAACTCGGTCACTCGATGCACTCGTACCTCACGGGTCAAAACCAACCGCGCGTGTACAACAATTACTCGCTGTTCGTAGCGGAGGTCGCGTCGAATTTCAATCAGGCGATGATGCGCGGTCACTTGCTCAAGACGGTGAAAGATAAAAACTTGTTGATCGCGTTGATCGAAGAAGCGGTGGGACACAACTTCTTCCGCTACTTCTTCCAGATGCCGACTCTGGCGCGCTTCGAGTTAGAGACTCATCAACGCGTCGAACGCGGCGAAGCGCTGACCGCCGACTCGATGCAGGAACTGATGGCGGATCTCTTCGCGGAGGGATTCGGTCCCAAAGTGAAAGTGGATCGCCCGCGCGTCGGCATGATCTGGTCTACATTCGCGCATCTTTTCTCGGACTACTATGTCTACTCGTACGCGACGGGCATTTCTGGCGCCCACGCCCTCGCGGGACGAATCCTGCGCGGTGAGCCGAACGCGGCGCAAGATTATCTCGGCTTCTTGAAATCAGGTTCATCACTGTATCCGCTGGATGTGTTGAAAAAAGCAGGCGTTGATCTCGCATCGCCCAAGCCAGTGGAGGAGACGTTTGCTGTGATGGAGAGTTATATTGATCGGCTTGAGGAGTTGGTTGGGTAG
- a CDS encoding PAS domain-containing protein, producing MLPDFRVRQRDYLLELSRALTQELDLEKLLARILLIAVEMLAGQAGIIALKERDGWRVAAAHGIAPAFLSYLTPLLADEDMRELDVMELNRMLKELTYTASMGLLNGTALALVAHRQVIGVIFIFRNYEGGFTPNDRVILQSFADQAAIAVYNAQLYGQVSYEKQRLDALLDSAADGIIILNADLTIERVNDAFERIYGKTHAELVNIPHNDVIRWDGDPQGSTLDEAMTNGWPLTPNATLYVEGDLERDLPPTLPVGVTYAPLLSSDGKLRNIIVSVRDITHFRTADELKATFISIVSHELRTPVALIKGYASTLRRDDAKWDKRTISDSLAVIEEEADRLSKMVDDLLDASRLQAGGLSLNRADVSLPALAKRIAEKFSTQSKNHTIVTDFPENFPIVLADETRIEQVIANLVSNSLKYAPKGEIKISGTVYPEQVVICVSDEGAGIDAKDLPHIFDRFYRSTKAVKQTKGAGLGLYLARAIVEAHGGRIWADPKPDAGARICFSLVR from the coding sequence ATGCTCCCAGATTTCAGAGTCAGACAGCGCGACTACCTCCTCGAACTCTCGCGCGCGCTTACGCAAGAACTCGACCTCGAAAAACTCCTCGCGCGGATTTTGCTGATCGCCGTTGAAATGCTCGCGGGACAGGCTGGCATCATCGCGCTCAAAGAACGGGATGGCTGGCGCGTCGCCGCCGCCCATGGGATTGCCCCGGCTTTCCTCAGCTACCTCACCCCCCTGCTGGCTGACGAAGACATGCGCGAGTTGGATGTGATGGAACTCAACCGCATGTTGAAAGAGTTGACGTACACCGCCAGCATGGGACTGCTCAACGGCACCGCGCTCGCGCTTGTTGCCCACAGACAGGTGATCGGTGTCATCTTTATTTTCCGAAATTATGAAGGTGGATTCACTCCGAACGACCGCGTCATCCTACAATCCTTTGCAGACCAAGCCGCGATTGCCGTGTACAACGCGCAACTGTACGGACAGGTCTCGTACGAAAAGCAACGACTCGACGCGCTGCTCGACTCCGCCGCGGATGGGATCATCATCCTCAACGCGGACCTGACCATCGAGCGCGTCAACGACGCCTTTGAGCGAATCTACGGGAAGACTCACGCCGAACTTGTGAACATTCCTCACAATGATGTGATCCGTTGGGATGGCGATCCGCAAGGATCGACACTGGATGAAGCGATGACAAACGGCTGGCCCCTCACACCAAATGCAACGTTGTACGTGGAGGGTGATCTTGAACGCGACCTACCACCAACATTGCCAGTCGGGGTCACGTACGCCCCATTACTTTCGTCAGATGGGAAACTTCGCAACATCATTGTCAGCGTGCGCGACATTACACACTTCAGAACAGCGGATGAACTCAAAGCAACGTTTATCTCGATAGTGAGTCACGAACTACGGACGCCTGTCGCGTTGATAAAGGGATACGCGTCCACGCTTCGGCGCGACGATGCAAAATGGGACAAGCGCACGATCAGCGACTCGCTGGCGGTGATCGAAGAGGAGGCAGACCGCCTGAGCAAGATGGTTGATGATCTGCTCGACGCGTCTCGCTTGCAGGCGGGCGGGTTGAGTCTGAATCGAGCAGATGTTTCGCTCCCCGCGTTGGCAAAACGAATCGCCGAGAAATTTTCGACGCAATCGAAGAATCACACTATCGTCACCGACTTCCCTGAGAATTTCCCCATCGTGCTGGCGGATGAAACACGCATCGAGCAAGTCATTGCTAATCTTGTATCCAATTCTTTGAAGTATGCGCCGAAAGGCGAGATCAAGATCAGCGGCACGGTGTACCCCGAACAAGTTGTGATCTGCGTATCCGATGAAGGCGCGGGGATCGATGCAAAAGATTTGCCACACATCTTCGACCGATTCTATCGCTCGACGAAAGCGGTCAAGCAGACAAAGGGCGCGGGGCTGGGACTGTATCTCGCGCGCGCGATCGTCGAGGCGCACGGCGGGAGGATTTGGGCAGATCCCAAGCCCGATGCAGGGGCGCGGATTTGTTTTTCGTTAGTCAGGTAA
- a CDS encoding sortase, with protein MNYPIARSFSKILTLLVILVLVLGALGTGVKPALALTTTIDDIPVAAVLIPDAPPAPNCTNRTITVGSPTPIIIGDVNIGLNISHPRRSDARATLTSPAGTTVVLISGAGLGNPVVASPDDYDNYDVLLDDSSINSLYDNDNDDVAAPFYDRNARPFEALVNFKGENAVGNWTLSLCDTRNGDVGTYNRAQLTIVSADPNTVSGVVFTDYNDNGVREQGDVGVPGVTITAYNAAGAVVATTTTDANGNYSFAGIADGTQLRIEFTNIPSNLRPGAFGVDSGTTVQFVTSPAAAVDMGLAKPDEYCQNNPWLVSPCYINGDPLGGGTAGSANVLISIPYDAYGREDNTIENTLATGSQIGATWGLAFQRATGTVFAGALAKRHMGLGPNGAGAIYSLVLNPNTGAGSAPTLFVDLATLGIPTGAGSLGSNAARGLGPTSSLPNTDPNAWDAVGKVSIGDMDMGSNDTTLWVMNLANQTLYAINVGNPPVTPTVADLTAYPITLPAGATACPAGDIRPWAVEISRGNVYVGVVCSAESTQNVNNLRAYVLSMSEAAPGAFSLVIDIPLNYPRGFVTNPAFVGNPVTGFPAEWRPWIPTMTSLCAAPCASVADLAFGKQIIYPQPVLSDIEFDVNGDLILGFMDRLGHQTGNANFATADPWGTVTLYNKDTYAPAVVNIPATNPVTTYEGVSAGDTIRLCSNGGGGFILENNATCGSVTTGGAGSAPAQGPGGGEYYWQEMHPPSTDLNGGIHHETTLGGLLMIPGTNEIAVSVFDPFELRAGGIAWFNNLTGDRSRAYEVFGIDAGGGATTFGKAAGLGDIEGFCFAAPIEIGNRVWLDADNDGIQDAGETPLAGVTVELYDQNGNLVATTTTDANGNYIFSSLTTGLLPNSQYEVRIPLGQPALSGLTLTTNDANGNTEDQRDSDGTPVGTNAVVTVTTGAPGDNNHTYDFGFTGTYSLGNRVWLDDGTGGGGADNGIQDGAEVGIANVVVNLYRDDNGDNIPDGPILATVTTDADGYYRFDNLRAGGYVVEIPAANFNSGNPLFSLASSTPDETNPNVDVDQTDNGIGTVPDVLNGIRSNNIVLGPPGPAEPTNEPDIPTGGPFAGQGAPDSRANMTVDFGFVPSYSIGNRVWFDTDNDSARDNGVEVGVAGVIVELYSVDALGNYTLVATTTTDANGYYRFDGLPAGDYSVVIPADNFSPGGAGSALVGYWSSATTINNNGTTSETVAAPADNDTDDDDNGTLQTAGTFAGAVVSSVVALGPGLSEPANELDLSPTGQGNIDQRANMTVDFGFYRLELGNLVFEDVNNNGTFDAGDVPLQGARVQLFAADGVTEINVGPDGILGTADDAPGGVLTDVNGNYLFSGLPQGDYIVRVTGPAGYTSTIDTFDSTDNANPNINRDNNDNGIGTGAGVVSSAIVTLTPGNAGALNNNTVTQNNGTTRNPTVDFGFVQANNGILKTVNPSTLTIGELVTYQVVVTIPPSVAGAYDNAVVTDTMDRGLALFDCVSVTASAATLTTSVAPGDFSTICANNVTTNDTGTGLPEDIDRQVVFSLGNIVNSGQADATLTITYRAIVLDIPSNRGTLNNQTVLNNSAVFTSSNGTLGPVSRQVTLIEPDLQIVKSSSTNFVAAGTPVDFTLTISHTANSLADAFDVLVTDPIPAGLDYVAGSIICTDGDQDAALVNCAYDAPTNTIIGEWSAFTRLPTTDRLIIRFQVTGSATLTPGTTITNVANVQWTSELGPQETPDSFSNPPNGFATERFYDPASPNPINTIYGDSDNLVLNPVGNGGGGGGGGGNTTAKSGTGPFILVSGGFGFAPDTVTPLDVATKPTYDSSNLTIKIPSIKMSAPIVGMDFKDGMWDASWLQNQAGWLEETAYPTWSGNSVISGHVVGADGKPGVFYRLKYVVKGAYVYVYNSGYLYTYQVISKEVVQPHSVGVLEHADEPMLTLLTCDQYDIKTGAYKHWVMVKAVLVDVTAADR; from the coding sequence ATGAACTATCCTATTGCTCGCTCGTTCTCCAAAATCCTGACATTGCTGGTCATATTAGTTTTAGTTTTGGGCGCGCTTGGGACAGGCGTTAAACCCGCCCTGGCGCTTACTACAACTATAGATGATATTCCCGTCGCCGCGGTGTTGATTCCCGACGCGCCCCCAGCGCCGAATTGCACGAATCGGACGATCACCGTCGGCTCGCCGACGCCGATCATTATTGGGGATGTCAACATCGGCTTGAATATTTCCCACCCGCGTCGAAGCGATGCGCGAGCCACCCTAACTTCGCCAGCCGGCACCACAGTTGTTTTGATTTCCGGCGCGGGGTTGGGCAATCCTGTGGTCGCCAGCCCGGATGATTACGATAATTACGATGTGTTGCTCGATGATTCAAGCATCAATTCGTTGTACGACAACGATAACGACGATGTGGCTGCGCCTTTCTACGATCGCAATGCGCGCCCGTTTGAAGCGCTCGTCAACTTCAAAGGCGAAAACGCGGTTGGAAACTGGACTCTCTCACTTTGCGATACCCGGAACGGCGATGTTGGAACCTACAACCGCGCGCAACTCACCATCGTGAGCGCAGATCCGAATACCGTCTCTGGCGTAGTGTTTACAGATTACAACGATAACGGCGTGCGTGAGCAGGGCGATGTGGGCGTGCCGGGCGTAACCATCACAGCGTATAACGCGGCAGGCGCAGTTGTCGCTACCACCACTACGGACGCAAATGGCAATTATTCTTTTGCGGGGATCGCGGACGGCACGCAGTTACGCATTGAATTTACCAACATCCCGTCCAACCTGCGCCCCGGCGCGTTCGGCGTCGATTCGGGAACGACCGTTCAGTTTGTCACCAGCCCCGCCGCGGCAGTGGATATGGGCTTGGCAAAGCCGGATGAGTATTGCCAGAATAACCCCTGGCTCGTTTCGCCTTGCTATATCAATGGAGACCCTCTCGGCGGCGGCACTGCTGGATCGGCAAATGTTTTGATCTCCATCCCCTACGATGCGTATGGGCGCGAAGACAACACCATCGAGAATACGCTTGCCACCGGATCTCAAATCGGCGCCACGTGGGGCTTGGCTTTCCAGCGCGCAACGGGGACGGTCTTCGCCGGGGCGTTGGCAAAACGTCACATGGGTTTGGGACCGAACGGCGCGGGAGCGATTTACTCTCTCGTTTTGAATCCGAACACAGGCGCCGGTTCCGCTCCGACATTGTTTGTTGATCTAGCCACTTTGGGCATTCCCACCGGGGCTGGGTCGTTAGGGTCGAATGCCGCGCGCGGCTTGGGTCCCACCTCATCATTGCCGAATACAGATCCCAACGCCTGGGACGCGGTTGGCAAAGTTTCCATCGGCGATATGGACATGGGCTCGAACGACACTACCCTCTGGGTGATGAATCTTGCCAACCAAACTTTATACGCTATCAACGTTGGCAATCCGCCTGTCACTCCCACAGTCGCCGATCTGACTGCATACCCCATTACTTTGCCGGCGGGAGCGACAGCCTGCCCTGCCGGTGACATTCGTCCGTGGGCGGTGGAAATTTCACGCGGCAACGTCTATGTTGGCGTGGTCTGTTCCGCCGAGAGTACGCAAAACGTGAATAATTTGCGGGCATATGTTTTGAGCATGAGCGAAGCCGCGCCCGGCGCGTTTTCACTTGTTATCGATATTCCCCTGAATTACCCGCGCGGGTTTGTAACCAACCCGGCCTTTGTCGGCAATCCTGTAACCGGCTTCCCGGCGGAGTGGCGCCCCTGGATCCCAACCATGACGTCATTGTGCGCCGCGCCGTGCGCCTCCGTAGCCGACCTGGCGTTTGGGAAGCAAATCATTTACCCGCAACCGGTGCTTTCGGATATCGAGTTCGACGTCAATGGCGATTTGATCCTCGGCTTCATGGACCGTCTCGGGCATCAAACGGGTAATGCCAACTTTGCCACAGCAGACCCATGGGGCACAGTGACTTTGTATAACAAAGATACCTACGCGCCGGCTGTAGTCAACATCCCGGCGACCAACCCGGTGACGACCTATGAAGGCGTATCTGCCGGGGATACGATCCGCTTGTGCAGTAACGGCGGCGGTGGCTTCATCCTCGAAAACAACGCCACATGCGGAAGTGTTACCACGGGCGGAGCCGGTAGCGCCCCGGCGCAAGGTCCGGGCGGAGGCGAATACTACTGGCAGGAAATGCATCCCCCCAGCACCGATCTGAACGGCGGCATCCATCATGAAACCACATTGGGCGGTTTGTTGATGATCCCCGGCACGAACGAGATCGCGGTATCGGTCTTTGATCCATTTGAATTGCGGGCGGGCGGTATTGCCTGGTTCAACAACCTGACCGGTGACCGTTCGCGCGCATACGAAGTGTTTGGCATCGACGCGGGCGGCGGGGCGACTACCTTCGGTAAAGCCGCAGGTTTGGGCGATATCGAAGGCTTCTGCTTTGCCGCTCCCATCGAGATCGGCAACCGCGTCTGGCTGGATGCGGATAACGACGGCATTCAAGATGCGGGAGAAACTCCGCTGGCAGGCGTGACGGTTGAGCTGTATGACCAAAACGGCAACCTGGTTGCAACAACTACGACCGATGCGAATGGAAATTATATTTTCAGTTCGCTGACCACCGGCTTGTTGCCGAATTCGCAATATGAAGTGCGCATTCCGTTGGGACAGCCGGCGTTGAGCGGCTTGACTCTCACCACCAACGACGCGAACGGAAACACAGAAGACCAGCGCGATTCAGATGGAACGCCAGTCGGCACAAATGCCGTGGTGACTGTGACGACCGGCGCGCCCGGCGACAATAATCACACTTACGATTTCGGATTCACCGGCACCTACAGCCTCGGCAACCGCGTGTGGTTGGACGATGGCACAGGCGGCGGTGGCGCTGACAATGGTATCCAGGATGGGGCGGAGGTTGGAATCGCGAACGTCGTGGTGAATCTCTATCGCGACGATAACGGCGACAACATCCCCGATGGACCCATCCTCGCAACAGTGACCACAGACGCCGACGGATATTATCGTTTCGATAATTTGCGCGCGGGCGGTTATGTAGTTGAAATTCCCGCCGCGAACTTCAACTCGGGCAACCCGTTGTTCAGCCTGGCAAGCAGCACACCGGATGAAACCAATCCCAATGTGGACGTCGATCAGACCGACAACGGTATCGGGACGGTACCCGATGTGCTCAATGGCATCCGCAGTAACAACATTGTGCTCGGTCCTCCCGGCCCCGCCGAACCGACCAATGAACCGGATATTCCCACCGGCGGTCCCTTCGCCGGGCAGGGCGCTCCCGATTCGCGCGCCAACATGACCGTCGATTTTGGTTTCGTGCCATCTTACAGCATCGGCAACCGCGTCTGGTTCGACACCGATAACGACAGTGCGCGAGACAACGGCGTGGAAGTGGGCGTGGCGGGCGTGATCGTCGAGTTGTACTCTGTCGACGCGCTTGGCAACTATACGCTTGTTGCCACAACCACCACCGACGCCAACGGCTATTATCGTTTCGACGGACTCCCCGCCGGCGATTACTCGGTCGTCATCCCTGCCGACAACTTCTCACCGGGCGGAGCGGGCAGCGCGTTGGTGGGCTACTGGAGCAGCGCCACAACGATCAATAATAACGGCACAACGAGCGAGACTGTTGCCGCGCCAGCCGATAACGATACCGACGATGATGACAACGGCACGCTTCAAACCGCAGGGACGTTTGCGGGCGCCGTAGTCAGTAGCGTCGTCGCCTTGGGACCCGGTCTTTCCGAGCCAGCCAACGAACTCGACCTTTCACCCACCGGTCAAGGCAACATCGACCAACGCGCCAACATGACCGTGGACTTTGGTTTCTATCGCCTCGAACTGGGTAACCTGGTCTTTGAAGATGTAAATAACAATGGCACGTTCGATGCGGGCGATGTACCTCTGCAAGGCGCGCGCGTGCAACTATTCGCCGCGGACGGTGTGACGGAAATCAATGTTGGTCCCGATGGCATCCTCGGCACGGCAGACGACGCGCCGGGCGGCGTGTTAACTGATGTCAATGGAAACTACCTGTTCAGCGGTTTGCCGCAAGGCGACTATATTGTCCGTGTGACGGGACCTGCCGGGTATACCAGCACGATCGACACATTCGACTCTACCGACAACGCCAACCCCAACATCAACCGCGACAATAACGATAACGGCATCGGCACCGGCGCCGGGGTTGTCTCAAGCGCGATTGTCACGCTTACACCGGGCAACGCGGGCGCGTTGAACAACAATACAGTTACCCAAAACAATGGAACCACGCGCAATCCCACCGTTGACTTTGGGTTTGTGCAGGCAAACAACGGAATTCTGAAAACGGTTAATCCGTCGACTCTCACCATCGGCGAACTGGTAACATATCAGGTGGTGGTGACAATCCCGCCGTCTGTGGCCGGCGCGTACGACAACGCTGTCGTCACCGACACGATGGATCGCGGGCTTGCCCTGTTTGACTGCGTCAGCGTAACCGCCTCGGCGGCTACATTGACAACCAGTGTCGCGCCGGGTGATTTTTCAACGATCTGCGCCAATAACGTGACGACTAACGATACGGGCACAGGTTTGCCGGAAGATATAGATCGCCAGGTTGTTTTCTCGCTGGGCAATATCGTCAACTCCGGTCAAGCCGACGCCACCCTGACCATCACCTACCGCGCCATCGTTCTCGACATTCCATCCAATCGCGGCACGCTCAATAATCAAACGGTTCTCAACAATAGCGCGGTGTTCACCTCCAGCAACGGCACGCTTGGACCGGTGTCGCGCCAGGTGACTCTGATCGAGCCAGACTTGCAGATCGTGAAATCATCGAGCACGAACTTTGTGGCGGCAGGTACACCGGTAGACTTTACGCTGACCATATCTCACACTGCCAACAGTCTCGCCGACGCGTTCGATGTGTTGGTGACAGACCCGATACCGGCCGGGTTGGATTATGTCGCCGGTTCGATCATATGCACTGACGGCGACCAGGATGCCGCGCTCGTGAACTGCGCGTATGATGCGCCAACGAATACGATCATCGGCGAATGGAGCGCTTTCACTCGCCTGCCCACCACAGACCGGTTGATCATCCGCTTCCAGGTAACCGGCAGCGCGACTCTGACACCGGGCACGACCATCACCAATGTAGCCAACGTTCAATGGACCAGCGAGCTTGGTCCGCAGGAAACGCCGGATTCATTCTCCAACCCGCCCAATGGATTTGCCACCGAACGTTTCTACGACCCTGCCAGTCCGAACCCGATCAACACGATCTACGGCGATAGCGATAACCTCGTGTTGAACCCCGTCGGCAACGGCGGAGGTGGCGGGGGCGGGGGCGGTAATACGACCGCAAAGAGCGGCACGGGTCCCTTCATCCTCGTCTCCGGCGGTTTCGGCTTTGCCCCGGATACCGTCACCCCGCTGGATGTTGCCACGAAGCCCACCTACGACTCGTCCAACCTGACCATTAAGATTCCGTCCATCAAGATGTCCGCGCCGATCGTGGGTATGGATTTCAAAGACGGGATGTGGGACGCCTCGTGGTTGCAGAATCAGGCTGGGTGGCTGGAAGAGACCGCCTATCCCACTTGGAGCGGCAACAGCGTCATCAGTGGTCACGTGGTTGGGGCAGACGGCAAACCCGGCGTCTTCTATCGTTTGAAGTATGTGGTTAAAGGCGCGTACGTGTACGTCTATAACTCCGGCTATCTCTATACCTATCAGGTGATCTCCAAAGAGGTTGTCCAGCCGCACTCGGTTGGCGTTCTCGAGCATGCCGATGAGCCCATGCTGACCTTGCTCACCTGCGACCAGTACGATATCAAAACAGGCGCCTACAAACACTGGGTCATGGTCAAAGCCGTGTTGGTGGATGTGACCGCCGCCGATCGGTAA